In one Cloacibacillus porcorum genomic region, the following are encoded:
- a CDS encoding B3/B4 domain-containing protein has translation MKLSIDKEIIEDFPDAKIGWLRARITNSSGSPYVSEMKRGLAASLNDIGISADTLTLHPDVRRWRETYSKMGVKPSKYRCSLEALLRRIFKGDMWSVSDVVDCYDCVSALNLLPMGAHDMTKLRGDMVLRYVREGEKFYPLGAGDSVVECAPPQIVYADGEKVCCWLWNYRDTRDACVDDATEEALFLVDCAFETEWRTIGEGLAALAKELEAIGCTVRASGVISAASPSAEIA, from the coding sequence ATGAAACTTTCCATCGATAAAGAGATCATTGAGGATTTTCCCGACGCGAAGATCGGCTGGCTTCGCGCGCGGATAACGAACAGTTCGGGATCGCCCTATGTATCGGAGATGAAGAGGGGACTCGCGGCGAGTCTCAACGATATCGGGATCTCCGCCGACACGCTGACGCTCCATCCAGACGTGCGCCGCTGGCGCGAGACCTATTCGAAGATGGGAGTCAAGCCGAGCAAATACCGCTGTTCGCTGGAGGCGCTGCTGCGCCGCATATTTAAGGGCGACATGTGGAGCGTATCGGACGTCGTCGACTGCTATGACTGTGTGTCCGCGCTGAACCTGCTGCCTATGGGGGCGCACGACATGACAAAGCTGCGCGGCGATATGGTGCTGCGCTATGTCCGTGAGGGCGAAAAATTCTACCCGCTCGGCGCTGGTGACAGCGTCGTCGAATGCGCGCCGCCGCAGATAGTCTACGCCGACGGCGAAAAGGTCTGCTGCTGGCTCTGGAACTACCGCGACACGCGCGACGCCTGCGTCGACGATGCTACGGAGGAGGCGCTCTTCCTTGTAGACTGCGCCTTTGAGACAGAATGGCGCACCATAGGGGAGGGGCTTGCCGCTTTGGCGAAAGAGCTCGAGGCCATCGGCTGTACGGTGCGCGCGAGCGGCGTCATCAGCGCCGCCTCGCCCTCGGCGGAGATCGCATAG
- a CDS encoding helix-turn-helix domain-containing protein: MRYTKEERLEIGRKVYEGIMTRYEAAEAYGISDDTARDYMRMYRDSNSLPPKSSGNGSDSYVYKPSERQPDLSDYESMTKKELIVELIKAKVAEARLKKGYEVKGDGPVKEYILLDSSNTK; this comes from the coding sequence ATGCGATACACGAAAGAAGAGCGTCTTGAAATCGGACGAAAAGTTTATGAGGGGATAATGACACGTTACGAGGCTGCCGAAGCCTACGGCATCAGCGACGACACGGCTAGGGACTATATGCGGATGTATCGTGATTCCAACAGTCTGCCGCCCAAGTCTTCCGGAAACGGTTCGGACAGTTATGTTTACAAGCCTTCCGAAAGACAGCCTGACCTATCAGATTATGAGTCCATGACAAAAAAAGAACTCATTGTTGAGTTGATTAAAGCGAAAGTAGCGGAAGCAAGATTAAAAAAAGGCTACGAGGTGAAAGGAGATGGTCCGGTAAAGGAATATATCCTTTTAGACAGCTCGAATACCAAGTAA
- a CDS encoding FadR/GntR family transcriptional regulator, translated as MELRRENTLSQLVLDSIQNSIRDGEFKPGELLPSEREMSERYGVGKSSIREAIKMLQVLGVVESAQGKGTYLKESIGPQILRPLLLDMMLQRSSAEELYEFRLMFEQAYMSLAAAKATDEKKAAARRALDEYRELQLSHKSEAGEADRTFHSIMLEATGNQFIIKMGRMIMELCRPYISKSSEVLDSTVMENHEKLLDIFCTGNTEGLAEAVEKSLIVFRHTLDTDMGNPS; from the coding sequence ATGGAACTAAGAAGGGAAAACACGCTCTCTCAACTCGTTTTGGACAGCATACAAAACTCGATCAGGGACGGAGAGTTTAAACCGGGAGAACTGCTCCCCTCCGAGCGGGAGATGTCGGAACGGTACGGCGTGGGAAAATCGAGCATTCGCGAGGCGATCAAAATGCTCCAGGTGCTGGGGGTAGTAGAATCGGCCCAGGGCAAAGGCACCTATCTGAAAGAATCCATCGGCCCGCAGATACTGCGTCCGCTGCTCCTCGATATGATGCTCCAGCGGTCGAGCGCCGAAGAGCTCTATGAATTCCGCCTGATGTTTGAGCAGGCCTATATGTCGCTCGCCGCCGCAAAGGCAACGGATGAGAAAAAGGCGGCGGCGCGGCGCGCGCTCGACGAATACCGCGAGCTCCAGCTCTCACACAAGTCGGAGGCGGGAGAGGCCGACCGGACCTTCCACAGCATCATGCTTGAGGCGACCGGCAACCAATTTATCATTAAGATGGGCAGAATGATAATGGAGCTCTGCCGCCCCTACATCAGCAAGAGCAGCGAGGTGCTCGACAGTACGGTGATGGAAAACCACGAGAAGCTGCTTGATATATTTTGCACCGGCAATACCGAGGGGCTAGCGGAGGCCGTGGAGAAATCGCTGATCGTTTTCCGCCATACGCTGGACACCGACATGGGGAATCCCAGCTGA
- a CDS encoding IS3 family transposase, giving the protein MCRVTGIPRSSFYNWKRSLFEPSKRARDFARSVMLFMEYHKRYPSHGYRWLNAKIRLDTGIVHSDPYAYKCCRAAGIKSKAKHYRYKKPGNPYRLFPNLLLAGLPVYSPMQYIASDMTAFCFKGTYYELTLYMDLWNNEIVSHALSSRRGDRMTYIDGLEGLIMNKDKKTEWQTILHTDQGAVYASKKYNDILELNHIAHSMSRSGTPTDNAAMEAINGWLKAELFTDFHVTGKENIEREIEEYIKFFNEERPAYALGYMTPKQYKEAYSGNGSFRSRT; this is encoded by the coding sequence CTGTGCCGTGTGACGGGGATTCCCAGAAGCAGCTTCTATAACTGGAAACGCAGCCTGTTTGAACCGTCCAAAAGAGCGAGGGATTTTGCTAGAAGCGTAATGCTCTTTATGGAATATCATAAAAGATATCCGTCGCACGGATACAGATGGCTTAACGCGAAGATACGCCTTGACACCGGAATAGTCCATTCAGATCCGTACGCCTATAAATGTTGCAGGGCTGCCGGTATAAAGAGCAAGGCAAAACACTACCGTTATAAAAAACCAGGCAATCCGTACAGATTATTCCCCAACCTGCTTCTTGCAGGCCTGCCGGTATACTCACCGATGCAGTACATAGCGAGCGATATGACGGCATTCTGCTTCAAAGGTACGTACTATGAGCTGACACTGTATATGGACCTATGGAACAACGAAATAGTAAGCCATGCGTTGTCTTCAAGGCGCGGAGACAGAATGACATACATAGACGGGCTGGAAGGACTGATAATGAATAAAGATAAAAAAACGGAATGGCAGACGATACTGCACACAGACCAGGGCGCGGTATACGCCTCCAAGAAATACAACGACATCTTGGAACTGAACCATATAGCCCACTCCATGTCCAGAAGCGGAACTCCTACGGACAATGCGGCGATGGAAGCGATAAACGGCTGGCTGAAAGCGGAGCTGTTTACAGACTTTCATGTAACAGGCAAAGAAAACATAGAGCGGGAGATAGAGGAATACATAAAATTCTTCAATGAAGAGCGTCCGGCCTATGCTTTGGGATACATGACGCCGAAACAGTATAAGGAGGCGTATAGCGGAAACGGCAGTTTTAGGAGTAGGACGTAA
- a CDS encoding GntR family transcriptional regulator, with protein MRGAVILSQTIYRTIKEKIECGLYPVGSPIPSCAELCKMYRISEKTARRVVEILEKEKFIETSRGKRPRVIFKRREAEKSGSTAERPDYEVIRDISLSARVFYYPLLRYGLSLCTQEDFDELETRLSCINEMTPACELPGMLRHFWRFFVSKIGNAMILRCIDSIGYLELVPMPYDIEFEQFYREYLFDILSKMRRGSFDPQEELDIQRIFLRGEGLPPMRCASTPASLGWPHSISANIRKDDAKISAVYMDIIGRIVSGEYKQGDILPSHAALCKEYSVSHDSTSRAIRYLRELKVIRSERRKSVVALSAAEIPLVWSKLDIKIICRSFRSFIDALETVSLTIEDAALLSAGDTPAAEAAALRGAIGDGLRGGELTSFCATKELLEMIVSHIPYRTLREIYLALKKYTPFDRVVPGLLRNGREEAVRAIYQKAYGAANALASGENKYFAELSAKAFQMSAGEVLAYCKDMGYLEATMKVYDGTIFLK; from the coding sequence TTGCGCGGAGCCGTCATACTATCTCAGACTATATACCGGACTATCAAAGAAAAAATAGAATGCGGCCTCTATCCCGTCGGATCGCCTATCCCCTCCTGCGCGGAATTATGCAAAATGTACCGTATCTCCGAAAAGACGGCGCGGCGAGTGGTAGAGATACTGGAAAAAGAGAAGTTCATCGAAACTTCGAGAGGCAAACGGCCAAGGGTGATCTTTAAGCGACGCGAAGCGGAGAAGAGCGGGAGCACAGCGGAGAGGCCCGACTACGAGGTTATCCGCGATATTTCCCTATCCGCGCGCGTTTTTTACTATCCGCTGCTGAGATATGGTTTATCTCTCTGTACACAAGAGGACTTTGACGAACTTGAAACACGCCTCAGCTGTATAAACGAAATGACTCCGGCCTGCGAGCTGCCGGGAATGCTGAGACACTTTTGGCGCTTTTTCGTCTCCAAGATCGGCAACGCCATGATCCTGCGCTGTATCGACAGCATCGGATACCTGGAGCTGGTACCTATGCCGTACGACATTGAATTTGAGCAATTCTACCGCGAATATCTGTTCGACATCTTATCAAAGATGCGCCGCGGCTCCTTTGATCCACAGGAGGAATTGGACATACAGAGAATATTCCTTCGCGGCGAAGGGCTGCCGCCAATGAGATGCGCATCGACTCCCGCCTCACTCGGATGGCCGCACTCTATCTCCGCAAACATACGAAAAGACGACGCAAAGATATCTGCCGTTTACATGGACATCATCGGCCGGATAGTATCCGGCGAATATAAACAGGGCGATATACTTCCCAGCCATGCGGCGCTCTGCAAAGAATATAGCGTCTCACACGACTCGACCTCCCGCGCCATCAGGTATCTGCGCGAATTAAAGGTCATACGCTCCGAGAGGCGAAAATCTGTCGTTGCCCTCTCCGCGGCGGAAATTCCACTGGTCTGGAGCAAACTGGATATTAAGATCATCTGTCGGAGCTTCAGATCTTTCATCGACGCGCTGGAGACGGTATCGCTGACCATCGAGGACGCCGCCTTACTCTCTGCAGGCGATACCCCTGCGGCGGAGGCCGCCGCCCTGCGCGGCGCCATCGGCGATGGTCTGCGCGGAGGAGAGCTGACGTCATTCTGCGCCACGAAAGAGCTGCTGGAAATGATCGTCTCCCATATCCCCTACCGGACGCTGCGGGAAATATATCTGGCTTTGAAAAAATACACGCCATTTGACCGCGTCGTTCCCGGCCTGCTGCGCAATGGGAGAGAGGAGGCCGTGCGCGCCATTTACCAAAAGGCATATGGCGCCGCCAACGCCCTCGCGTCGGGAGAAAATAAATACTTTGCGGAACTGTCGGCTAAGGCATTCCAGATGTCAGCTGGAGAAGTGCTCGCATACTGTAAAGATATGGGATACCTCGAAGCGACCATGAAGGTTTACGACGGTACGATCTTTCTGAAATAG
- a CDS encoding NusG domain II-containing protein encodes MKRGDRWMAAVTMAGAAMLIAGALIQQQRQYNEGRPLEAEIVLDGRVVETLPLTGPPREIKVDSAGTARGFNIIRAERGRIAVVSADCPDGACVRHGWIRRAGAGTVCLPHRLVVRIKGADRQVDGVSW; translated from the coding sequence ATGAAACGCGGCGACCGCTGGATGGCCGCCGTCACGATGGCGGGGGCCGCGATGCTGATCGCGGGCGCGCTCATCCAGCAGCAGCGCCAATATAACGAAGGCCGCCCGCTTGAGGCGGAGATCGTGCTTGACGGCAGGGTCGTCGAGACGCTGCCGCTGACTGGACCGCCGCGGGAGATAAAGGTGGATTCCGCGGGGACGGCGCGCGGCTTCAACATCATTCGCGCCGAGCGGGGGCGTATCGCCGTCGTATCCGCCGACTGTCCGGACGGGGCCTGTGTGCGCCATGGCTGGATCCGACGCGCGGGCGCCGGCACGGTATGTCTGCCGCACCGCCTCGTGGTGAGAATCAAGGGCGCGGACCGGCAGGTGGACGGGGTGAGCTGGTGA
- a CDS encoding putative bifunctional diguanylate cyclase/phosphodiesterase: protein MKRRKRDFQLYTGMWLVAIFVLLALMWQNAGDARVINYSGIVRGATQKLVKEELNGHSDDKLIETLDGIIDNLQTGKGPYRLMKNSNEKYQRLLAELKLVWEDMKKEIVHLNSGSGSEKRLYDLSQRHFEMADRMVSSAEESSDNKLKCFLIFYIFSLLLSITVFFIVNRRNQKALDESIYTDSLTGLLSRTGFEVAAGKLLSRNLENKYTIVEFDIKNFKSINDSYGYDKGDKLLHSVAAAISARRSGRICARIDADEFVILFEQGDIDVDELKMMLRDVVRKHTFLELFGAIFNYGAYRIERNGELINTIMDKANTAHKIAKSIEGEAFVWYDERLLKKIQMENEYKKRMQYALEMEEFKMYLQPKIDLATMEVAGAEALVRWDIPEVGIIPPDSYIPLFEKNGSIADLDFYMLKKACAYLRGQLDRGNEFFSISVNFSRVTLCQQTFHSTLLEIINRFGVPSRRIEIEVTESAFNELPYPVLLMLERLKDEGFRISMDDFGAGYSNLNMIGKLPIQIIKLDREFLKEMDGHENMRGIVICAVDLAHTMGLEIICEGVEREEHVHFLQDIGCDYAQGFYFSKPIPGETFTEKYLTGEMRVPLSNS from the coding sequence ATGAAAAGAAGAAAACGTGACTTTCAGCTGTATACTGGAATGTGGCTGGTCGCAATCTTTGTCTTATTGGCTCTGATGTGGCAGAACGCCGGCGACGCGCGCGTGATCAACTACAGCGGCATCGTGCGCGGAGCGACGCAGAAACTCGTAAAAGAAGAGCTTAACGGCCATTCCGACGACAAACTGATCGAGACTTTGGATGGTATCATCGATAACCTTCAGACCGGCAAAGGGCCCTACCGGCTTATGAAAAATTCCAACGAGAAATACCAGCGGCTGCTTGCAGAGTTGAAGCTGGTCTGGGAAGATATGAAAAAAGAGATCGTTCATCTCAATTCCGGCAGCGGCTCAGAAAAAAGGCTGTACGACCTCAGCCAGCGGCATTTTGAGATGGCCGACCGCATGGTCTCTTCGGCGGAAGAGAGCTCCGATAATAAACTGAAATGTTTCCTTATCTTCTATATTTTCAGCCTGCTTCTGTCAATAACCGTCTTTTTCATCGTCAACCGGCGGAACCAGAAGGCTTTGGACGAGAGCATCTATACGGACAGCCTGACGGGACTGCTGAGCAGGACGGGTTTTGAGGTGGCCGCGGGAAAACTTCTGAGCCGTAATCTGGAAAATAAATATACGATCGTAGAATTTGATATAAAGAATTTTAAATCGATCAACGATTCCTACGGATATGATAAGGGCGACAAGCTGCTGCACAGCGTCGCCGCGGCGATATCGGCGCGCAGGAGCGGCCGGATATGCGCACGCATCGACGCTGATGAATTTGTGATTCTCTTCGAGCAGGGGGATATAGATGTCGACGAGCTGAAAATGATGCTGAGGGATGTGGTGCGGAAGCACACCTTCCTTGAATTGTTCGGAGCTATATTCAACTATGGAGCCTATCGTATAGAGAGGAACGGCGAACTTATCAACACAATCATGGATAAGGCCAACACAGCGCACAAGATAGCCAAATCCATCGAGGGAGAGGCCTTTGTCTGGTACGACGAGCGGCTGCTGAAAAAGATACAGATGGAAAACGAATATAAAAAGCGCATGCAGTATGCGCTTGAGATGGAAGAGTTCAAAATGTATCTGCAGCCGAAGATAGACCTGGCTACGATGGAGGTGGCTGGCGCAGAGGCGCTGGTAAGGTGGGATATCCCCGAAGTTGGTATCATACCGCCGGATTCTTATATCCCGCTCTTTGAGAAGAACGGCTCGATCGCCGACCTTGACTTCTACATGCTGAAAAAGGCCTGCGCCTATCTGCGCGGCCAGCTGGACAGGGGAAATGAATTCTTCTCTATTTCGGTCAACTTCTCACGCGTCACCCTCTGCCAGCAGACATTTCACAGCACGCTTTTGGAAATTATCAATCGGTTCGGCGTGCCGAGCCGACGTATAGAGATTGAGGTCACCGAGAGCGCCTTCAACGAGCTGCCCTATCCGGTGCTGCTGATGCTGGAACGTCTTAAAGACGAGGGGTTCCGCATCTCAATGGATGACTTTGGGGCCGGTTACTCAAACCTCAATATGATAGGCAAGCTTCCAATCCAGATAATCAAGCTGGACAGGGAGTTTTTGAAAGAGATGGATGGACATGAAAATATGCGGGGGATAGTTATCTGCGCCGTGGACCTCGCTCACACGATGGGGTTGGAGATCATCTGTGAGGGCGTCGAGCGCGAGGAACATGTGCATTTCCTGCAGGATATTGGCTGTGACTATGCTCAGGGGTTTTATTTCTCAAAACCGATACCCGGCGAGACTTTTACAGAAAAATACCTGACTGGTGAGATGAGGGTACCTCTCAGCAACAGCTGA
- a CDS encoding Nif3-like dinuclear metal center hexameric protein has product MSHPVLVKDILKALDIITGGRVVKSYADITGGNHFVTIKTSHIPGKSVMELPGLIWGNPEREVRRLAVMMTMTENAIELAGATGIDALVVHHPIAEGANSGGVTLKNYLDLYNLVAFELHEAFHGLHPGIAWLHGSVAKQANIAFGGIPGKIVWYGEAMAEVPTLGAMIERIEKIMGTAIEENMLAEEKKHRCCGHLCETTVSARAKIFAGSPDSTLGRTITIFPHTGFGPEDLEKAYAEYPADTVVANISRPLPDSGLVEKARELGMNFVAGSSHAMEIFENGVPLAFALKYQLPDLEVLIFRERMVSIPIEMVGTEELRDYGSRMARGYLPRPKA; this is encoded by the coding sequence ATGTCACATCCGGTTCTGGTAAAGGATATCCTGAAGGCTCTCGACATCATAACTGGCGGCCGCGTGGTCAAGAGTTACGCGGATATCACCGGCGGCAATCATTTCGTAACGATCAAGACCTCGCATATTCCCGGAAAATCAGTGATGGAGCTGCCAGGCCTCATCTGGGGAAACCCCGAAAGGGAGGTCCGCCGCCTCGCGGTGATGATGACGATGACGGAGAACGCCATCGAACTCGCGGGGGCCACGGGAATTGACGCGCTTGTCGTCCACCATCCGATCGCTGAGGGGGCGAACTCCGGCGGCGTTACGCTGAAAAATTATCTCGACCTCTACAACCTTGTGGCCTTTGAGCTGCACGAGGCCTTCCACGGGTTGCACCCCGGCATCGCCTGGCTGCACGGCAGCGTAGCGAAACAGGCCAATATCGCCTTCGGCGGCATCCCCGGCAAGATCGTCTGGTACGGCGAGGCGATGGCGGAGGTGCCGACGCTCGGAGCGATGATCGAGCGCATCGAGAAGATAATGGGCACGGCAATCGAGGAGAATATGCTCGCCGAGGAGAAAAAACACCGCTGCTGCGGACACCTCTGCGAGACGACGGTATCCGCGCGCGCAAAGATATTCGCCGGCAGCCCGGACTCGACGCTCGGACGCACGATAACGATCTTCCCTCACACCGGCTTCGGCCCCGAGGATCTTGAAAAGGCCTACGCGGAGTACCCCGCGGACACCGTGGTGGCAAACATCAGCCGCCCGCTGCCCGACAGCGGGCTCGTCGAGAAGGCCCGTGAGCTCGGCATGAATTTTGTCGCCGGCAGTTCGCACGCGATGGAGATATTCGAGAACGGCGTACCGCTCGCCTTTGCTCTAAAATACCAGCTCCCAGATCTCGAAGTACTCATCTTCCGTGAGCGGATGGTGAGCATCCCCATAGAGATGGTGGGCACGGAGGAGCTCCGCGATTACGGTTCACGCATGGCCCGAGGATACCTGCCGCGCCCGAAGGCATAA
- a CDS encoding hemolysin family protein, with translation MSSDIAGSIILLVVLMGFSMYFSMTETSITAAGKGKLLALADDYPHRKKGFLWLADNVAKAINVTLIGNNLVNIGASAVATSVAISLFGIAGPAVAVVIMTVLIVIFCEILPKNVAIAKKEAVLLFCLPFLRAFNFVLTPVLAFLQVILKLIGKLIGMDLVSYSALISREEIDHIVSEGSAAGALEEDERKMIHGVIAFEDTRVSEVMAPRTDMYAIDEKDSVEDAVKIFLESGHSRIPVYKEDIDDIVGILYAKDLLGPLSHGDKQISIEKLMRKPLYVPETMKTDETLDIMKKSRKHLAIVVDEYGGTAGLVTLEDLIEEIVGDIQDEYDKETPEIMNAGENTYIVQGQVNLEDLAEALGYPFDTIFEDVDTLAGMILEITGNFPSKGQVIGYGPWEIKVLEVQNHRILEAKMKFIGNTDDGVSD, from the coding sequence TTGAGTTCTGACATAGCAGGCAGTATTATCCTGCTCGTCGTACTGATGGGTTTCTCGATGTACTTTTCAATGACCGAAACCTCGATTACGGCAGCAGGCAAAGGAAAACTGTTGGCATTGGCCGATGACTACCCGCACCGCAAAAAGGGTTTTCTCTGGCTTGCAGACAACGTAGCAAAAGCAATCAACGTAACTCTTATCGGAAACAACCTCGTTAACATCGGGGCCTCAGCCGTGGCCACGTCGGTGGCTATTTCGCTCTTCGGCATCGCCGGTCCAGCGGTCGCAGTTGTTATCATGACCGTGCTGATAGTGATTTTCTGTGAAATACTTCCTAAAAACGTCGCAATAGCGAAAAAGGAGGCAGTTCTTTTATTCTGCCTTCCCTTTCTGCGCGCCTTTAATTTTGTCCTGACGCCGGTACTGGCCTTTTTGCAGGTCATCCTGAAGCTAATAGGCAAGCTTATCGGAATGGACCTCGTCTCATACAGCGCTCTGATATCGCGTGAAGAGATAGACCATATCGTGAGCGAGGGCAGCGCGGCGGGCGCTCTGGAAGAGGACGAACGCAAGATGATACACGGAGTCATCGCCTTCGAGGATACGAGAGTCTCCGAGGTGATGGCGCCACGCACGGATATGTACGCGATCGACGAGAAGGACAGCGTCGAGGATGCGGTCAAGATATTTCTTGAAAGCGGACACTCGCGTATTCCCGTATATAAAGAAGATATTGACGATATCGTCGGTATCCTCTACGCGAAGGACCTGCTCGGCCCGCTTTCGCACGGTGACAAGCAGATTTCAATAGAGAAGCTGATGCGCAAGCCGCTCTATGTCCCAGAGACGATGAAGACGGATGAGACGCTCGACATCATGAAGAAATCGCGCAAGCATCTCGCGATCGTCGTCGACGAATATGGCGGCACGGCGGGGCTGGTCACGCTGGAGGACCTCATAGAGGAGATCGTCGGCGACATACAGGACGAATATGACAAGGAGACGCCGGAGATAATGAACGCCGGTGAAAACACCTATATCGTGCAGGGGCAGGTAAACCTTGAGGACCTCGCGGAGGCGCTCGGCTACCCCTTTGATACGATCTTTGAGGATGTGGACACGCTCGCGGGCATGATCCTCGAGATAACGGGCAACTTCCCCTCAAAGGGCCAGGTCATCGGCTACGGCCCCTGGGAGATAAAGGTGCTTGAGGTGCAGAACCACCGGATACTCGAGGCGAAGATGAAGTTTATCGGCAACACCGACGACGGCGTCTCTGATTAA
- a CDS encoding FAD:protein FMN transferase: MKKSGIIAAVLLAVGALCVFSGRWPIGKPHEVSGENFRLGTYVKLRLLGEDKNFFEGELAAMDGEIVRLEGLFSVNIASSDISRLNGAGGEWVKVTPETAALVKRSLAIAALTDGAFDPAIGRIVRLWGIGTPGARVPKPAEIRAALRSKGYKEVTVRENGGECYIKTPPGLWLDLGAIAKGHVADILKERLAADGVKRAVIDLGGNLDLVGDSPEGRPWRLGLQHPHKPRGEYFGVVEVSDRSVVTSGPYERFFEQDGVCYHHIFDPATGYPAKSDFDSVSIIDRDSALADALCTALFVMGRVKAEKFLEKNGGLAAVFVLASEDKVLVTPEARKIFRLTDKNFTVDTIGGESP; encoded by the coding sequence ATGAAAAAGAGCGGTATTATCGCGGCGGTGCTGCTGGCAGTTGGAGCGCTCTGCGTCTTCTCCGGCAGATGGCCCATAGGGAAGCCTCACGAGGTCTCGGGGGAAAATTTCCGCCTCGGCACGTATGTAAAGCTGCGGCTTCTTGGCGAAGATAAGAATTTTTTCGAAGGCGAGCTCGCCGCAATGGACGGGGAGATCGTCCGCCTTGAGGGGCTGTTTTCGGTAAATATCGCCTCCTCGGATATTTCGCGTCTCAACGGCGCGGGCGGAGAATGGGTAAAGGTCACTCCCGAGACGGCGGCGCTTGTAAAGCGGTCGCTTGCGATAGCGGCTCTGACGGACGGCGCCTTTGACCCGGCCATCGGCCGTATAGTACGCCTCTGGGGGATCGGCACTCCCGGCGCGCGCGTGCCGAAGCCGGCTGAGATAAGGGCGGCGCTTCGCTCCAAAGGCTATAAAGAGGTGACGGTGAGGGAGAACGGCGGGGAGTGTTACATCAAGACGCCCCCTGGTCTGTGGCTCGACCTCGGCGCGATCGCGAAAGGTCACGTCGCCGACATCCTGAAGGAGAGGCTTGCCGCCGACGGTGTGAAGCGGGCGGTGATAGACCTTGGGGGCAACCTGGACCTTGTCGGCGATTCACCGGAGGGACGCCCCTGGCGGCTGGGGCTTCAGCATCCGCATAAGCCGCGCGGCGAATACTTCGGCGTGGTGGAGGTCTCCGACCGCTCCGTCGTAACCTCCGGCCCCTACGAGCGTTTTTTTGAACAGGACGGGGTGTGCTACCATCATATTTTTGACCCCGCGACGGGGTATCCTGCAAAGTCCGACTTTGATTCCGTCTCAATAATCGACCGCGATTCGGCGCTGGCCGACGCGCTCTGTACGGCGCTCTTCGTCATGGGGCGTGTGAAGGCGGAAAAATTTCTTGAAAAAAATGGCGGCCTGGCGGCGGTTTTCGTGCTTGCCTCGGAGGACAAGGTGCTTGTCACCCCCGAGGCGCGGAAGATATTCCGGCTGACCGATAAAAATTTCACCGTAGATACGATCGGGGGCGAATCTCCATGA
- a CDS encoding DUF3795 domain-containing protein gives MANIGCCGVDCDACEARRATARRDNAALAKIAAAQESAGHGSFILPSRLRCTGCLEPGEKSVSCAECAIRECALASHIPHCGFCPDFPCELGSAVWEAVPEYKHNLEVLRSR, from the coding sequence ATGGCGAACATCGGCTGCTGCGGTGTGGACTGCGACGCCTGTGAGGCGCGCCGAGCCACCGCCAGACGGGACAACGCGGCGCTTGCGAAGATCGCCGCCGCGCAGGAGAGCGCCGGACACGGTTCCTTTATCCTGCCCTCGCGCCTGCGCTGTACCGGCTGCCTTGAGCCGGGCGAAAAGAGCGTCAGCTGCGCCGAGTGCGCCATCCGCGAATGTGCCCTCGCGAGCCATATCCCCCACTGCGGCTTCTGTCCCGACTTCCCCTGCGAACTGGGAAGCGCCGTCTGGGAGGCGGTGCCGGAATACAAGCACAATCTCGAAGTGCTGCGGAGCCGGTAA
- a CDS encoding Gx transporter family protein: protein MAMDTRRIVLTGLFTACALVVNVAEGMLPMPLPGIKLGAANVFALTALVLLGTKEAFAVTLLRVALAWLVTGNVFSFLCSLGGALPAVAVMAFIYGKFRADFSLPWISVAGAWAFNAGQLAVVSYIVKDARVALYMLPLFAAGTAAGWAVGWLAATVCRRLGGEKNETFHR from the coding sequence ATGGCGATGGATACGCGCCGGATCGTGCTGACGGGGCTGTTCACGGCCTGCGCGCTCGTCGTTAACGTTGCGGAGGGGATGCTGCCGATGCCGCTGCCAGGCATAAAGCTCGGCGCGGCGAACGTATTCGCGCTGACGGCGCTCGTCCTGCTCGGAACGAAAGAGGCCTTTGCCGTGACGCTGCTGCGCGTGGCGCTCGCCTGGCTCGTTACGGGAAACGTCTTTTCGTTTCTATGCAGCCTGGGCGGCGCGCTTCCCGCCGTCGCGGTGATGGCGTTCATATACGGGAAATTCCGCGCGGATTTCTCTTTGCCGTGGATCAGCGTTGCGGGAGCCTGGGCCTTTAACGCGGGGCAGCTCGCCGTGGTATCATATATCGTGAAAGACGCGAGGGTGGCACTCTATATGCTGCCGCTCTTCGCCGCCGGCACCGCTGCGGGATGGGCCGTGGGCTGGCTCGCGGCAACCGTATGCAGGAGACTTGGAGGAGAAAAGAATGAAACTTTCCATCGATAA